In one window of Meiothermus sp. DNA:
- the aceA gene encoding isocitrate lyase, with protein MSKLTPEMKLEAEKLRREWETSPRWKGIKRDYTAEDVVRLRPSILPEQTLAKVGAERLWELLHTRPYVNTFGAYTGAQAVQMVKAGLEAIYLSGWQVAADANLGAQTYPDQSLYPANSVPAVVKRINNALQRADQIERSEGAPPPGAGGRYWYAPIVADAEAGFGGPLNAFELMKGMIEAGAAGVHWEDQLSSEKKCGHLGGKVLIPTSQHIRTLNAARLAADVAGVPSVIICRTDAEAATLLTSDIDERDRPFVKEGERTPEGFYRIRNGLEACITRSLAYAPYADLLWMETSTPDLEVARKFAEAIHREFPDKMLAYNCSPSFNWKKNLDDETIAKFQRELGAMGYKFQFITLAGWHNLNYRTFELAKGYKERGMSAFVELQQLEFAAEKDGFTAVKHQREVGAGYFDEVLMAITAGQASTAALVGSTEEAQFH; from the coding sequence ATGTCCAAACTGACCCCTGAGATGAAACTGGAAGCCGAGAAGCTCCGTCGTGAGTGGGAAACCAGCCCCCGCTGGAAAGGCATAAAGCGCGACTATACCGCCGAGGATGTGGTGCGCCTGCGCCCCAGCATTCTGCCCGAGCAGACCTTAGCCAAGGTGGGGGCCGAGCGGCTGTGGGAGCTTTTGCACACCCGCCCCTACGTGAACACCTTTGGAGCCTACACCGGCGCCCAGGCCGTGCAGATGGTGAAGGCCGGCCTCGAGGCCATCTACCTTTCGGGCTGGCAGGTGGCCGCCGACGCCAACCTGGGGGCCCAGACCTACCCCGACCAGTCGCTCTACCCGGCCAACTCGGTTCCGGCGGTGGTCAAGCGCATCAACAATGCCCTGCAACGGGCCGACCAGATTGAGCGCTCCGAGGGCGCGCCCCCGCCAGGCGCGGGCGGGCGCTACTGGTACGCCCCCATCGTGGCCGATGCCGAGGCCGGGTTTGGTGGCCCCCTCAACGCCTTCGAGCTGATGAAGGGCATGATCGAAGCCGGCGCTGCCGGGGTGCACTGGGAAGACCAGCTCAGTAGCGAGAAGAAGTGTGGCCACCTGGGGGGCAAGGTGCTCATTCCCACCTCGCAGCACATCCGCACCCTCAACGCCGCCCGGCTGGCCGCCGATGTCGCAGGCGTACCCAGCGTAATCATCTGCCGCACCGACGCCGAAGCCGCTACCCTCTTAACCAGTGACATTGACGAGCGTGACAGACCCTTTGTGAAAGAGGGCGAGCGCACCCCCGAGGGCTTTTACCGGATTCGCAACGGCCTCGAGGCCTGCATCACCCGCAGTCTGGCCTACGCCCCCTATGCCGACCTCCTCTGGATGGAGACCAGCACCCCCGACCTGGAAGTAGCCCGCAAGTTTGCCGAGGCCATACACCGCGAGTTCCCCGACAAGATGCTGGCCTACAACTGCTCGCCCAGCTTCAACTGGAAGAAAAACCTCGACGACGAGACCATCGCCAAGTTCCAGCGTGAGCTAGGGGCCATGGGCTACAAGTTCCAGTTCATCACCCTGGCCGGCTGGCACAACCTCAACTACCGCACTTTCGAGCTGGCCAAGGGCTACAAGGAACGCGGCATGAGCGCTTTTGTGGAGCTGCAGCAGCTCGAGTTCGCCGCCGAAAAAGACGGCTTCACCGCCGTCAAGCACCAGCGCGAGGTGGGGGCGGGCTACTTCGACGAGGTGCTGATGGCCATCACCGCCGGACAGGCCTCTACTGCGGCCCTGGTGGGCTCGACCGAGGAAGCACAGTTCCATTGA